Proteins found in one Panicum hallii strain FIL2 chromosome 4, PHallii_v3.1, whole genome shotgun sequence genomic segment:
- the LOC112889576 gene encoding uncharacterized protein LOC112889576: protein MEEEEKDHYMECGFDPEGDDPIGADEEWRHFKKQQKTPEGGSNEKVQQEKNKVEKKGKVYEGTDPDAVPSDEATMISDAIYFSHTTYDRDNSDIKEGSTFADKDAFMLIIKQYAIKRGFQTFVEHSEKSRYRARCSDSECEWKVHAKKLRGCPTFMIVYISEVHTCASTSQVKGKEATEVWIADRAKEGLEGLHGTWEDSFKMLWNFKAELEATCPGSIVEIDCKKKKDGRVYFSRMFVAIKACVDGFLAGCRPYLGVDSTHLTGKYNGQLDAATTIDGHNWMYRVAYVIF, encoded by the exons atggaggaggaggagaaggatcacTATATGGAGTGTGGTTTTGACCCTGAGGGAGATGATCCAATTGGAGCTGATGAAGAATGGAGACATTTCAAGAAGCAACAAAAGACACCAGAAGGAGGAAGTAATGAGAAAGTGCAACAGGAAAAGAATAAAGtagagaagaaagggaaggtATATGAAGGTACAGATCCTGATGCTGTACCAAGTGATGAAGCCACTATGATTAGTGATGCTATATATTTTTCACACACTACATATGACAGAGACAACTCTGACATAAAGGAAGGATCCACATTTGCCGACAAAGATGCATTCATGCTGATTATCAAACAATATGCCATAAAAAGGGGGTTTCAGACATTTGTAGAGCATAGTGAAAAATCAAGGTATAGGGCAAGATGTTCTGATTCAGAGTGTGAATGGAAAGTTCATGCAAAGAAACTTCGTGGCTGCCCTACATTTATG ATTGTTTACATTTCAGAAGTCCATACATGTGCTAGCACAAGCCAGGTGAAGGGTAAGGAGGCCACCGAAGTTTGGATTGCGGACAGGGCAAAAGAGGGACTAGAAGGACTTCATGGCACTTGGGAGGACAGTTTCAAAATGTTGTGGAATTTCAAAGCGGAGTTAGAAGCAACATGTCCTGGCAGCATAGTAGAGATTGATTGcaagaagaagaaagatggccgagtGTACTTCTCTAGGATGTTTGTTGCTATCAAAGCATGTGTTGATGGATTCCTTGCTGGATGCAGGCCGTACCTTGGAGTTGACTCTACTCATCTCACCGGTAAATACAATGGACAGCTAGATGCAGCAACAACAATTGATGGTCATAATTGGATGTATCGAGTGGCATATGTGATTTTTTAA